GATGTGCACGCCTGGGTTGAGGTGAACTTTGCCGGCGTGGGCTGGGTGCCGTTCAATCCGACGCCGGACAAGGACCATGTACCCAACCCGCCCGAGCCGCAAAACGCCTCCAAGCCCAAGCCGCAGGTGCTCCAGCCCCCGCCCCCGCCGCAGGAGCCGGCCGAACTGCCGCCGGACAGCAACCCCGACGCCCTCGACACCGACGGGAAGAAGGACTCGGTGGCCGACGTGGTCACCCAGATCCTGCTGATCATTGGCATCGTCGCCATTCCGGTCCTGGCCATTGCCCTGCCGCTGGTGTTGATCGTGGGGCTCAAGTCCCGGCGGCGGAAAAAGCGCCACACCCAGGGACTGCCCACCGACAGGGTGGGCGGCGGCTGGTCCGAAGTGCTCAGCCAAGCCACCGACCTTGGAGCCAGTGTGGACGGGTTCGGCACGCGGCGCGAAACCGCGGTGTCCCTGGAAGGCAGCTTCCCGGCGGCGCAGGGCGGCACCGCGCTGCTGGCGGAACGGGCCGATGCAGCCATCTTCGGGCCGGGACAGCCCAGCGAGGGTGAGGTGGCCAGTTATTGGGAAAGTGTTGAGGAATCGCTCAAGGGCATGACAGGGTCTGTAGGATTCTGGAAGCGGCAGCGGGCACGGTTCTCACCGAAGTCACTGCTCGTTGAGGCCAAAAGGGTTCAAGCCAGGCGACGGGCTGGCAGCAAGCCGTCATGACGGTCCGGCCGGACACGGCCGGCTGGTCACGGTCCAGCCGAAGAAGTCGTCCGGATGGCAGCAGGTCCCAATGAAGAAGAAGTCCTATTGAAGGGTACGAAGAACATGGCGCACAAAGTCGCGGATCCCTGCCGCAACTGCGGGGCGGACCTTGCCCCCGGCACCTCCTTCTGCACATTGTGCGGCACGGCTGTCCCCAATAGGGCCGCAGCCCCGGCGCCGACGTCCGTCCCCCTTGTGGGGCAGCCCTTCCAGGGGCAGGTGCGCGAGAATCAGGTGCCTGGCGGAACAATGCCTCGTCACCTGCCTGCCGGAACTGTGCCCGGCCAAGCACATGGCGGAGCCGTCCCCGGCATCATCCCCGTGGGCCTGTCAACTCCCGGGCCGCTCGTGGCGCCGCAACAGGTGGGCGGTGATGCACGCCTTGCCGCCGCGGCCGCCCTGGTGCCAGGCGGGGCCGGCCGGCGCTTGGCCGCGAAGGTGATTGACGGCGTTGTGCCCGGCATTTTGCTGGCAGTGGCGGTGCTGGTTGGTGCCGTGCTGCTTAAGGTGACCCCGGCGGGCGAGATTGTGCAGGACGATCTGGGCAAGGTGCTGCTGGCTCTGACCGCTGCCTCCCTGCTGTCCATGGCCTATGGCGTGTGGGTGTGGATCTGGGAAGCGCGGGCCGGCAAGACGCCCGGCAATGTGATGCTGGGGCTGCGCACCACCAGCATCGACGGCAGCCGGCCGGGGCTGCTGGCGATATTTTTGCGGTACCTGATCATCGGGGTGGCCTCCATCGTTCCCGTGGTCGGGCCGGTGCTTGTCATTGTTTCCAACACGTGGGACTCCAACGGCAAATGGCAGGGCTGGCACGACAAGGTTGCCAAGACCCTCGTGTTCAACGTCAAGGCCGGTCGCAACCCGCTGGAAACCGGCGGTGTTGCCGGACGGACGGCCTACACCCCGGCGCCCGTGGCCACCCTGTCACCCGTGCAGTCGCCGCTGCCGGCACAGCCCGCCCACGGTCCGGGACCGGGCTTCGCTCCCGGTCAGGGCGCTCCGGGACATGTTGCTCCGGGACATGCTGCGCAGGGACAGGTCCCAGCCCAGGCCCAGGATGACGGGCCGATCACCTCGGTGCCGAGTTTCGCCAGGGCAACAGTCGGGCCGGTGGCGCCGGGCATTCAGGCCCCCGCAGTGCCCTCTCCTGCAGTGCAGGATCCTGCACTGAACCGTCCCGCGGCGCAACCTCCAGTCCAACCTCATGGAGCACAACCTCCAGTCCAACCTCGTGGAGCACAACCTCCAACAGCGCAGGGCATGCAGTACAGCGAACCCGTGAGCTTCGCGCCGCCGCCGCCGGCCCCTTCGGACAGCCAGGTGACGGACCCGCTGCCGGGAATGCGGGTCACGGCGCCGTTGCCACCCGAGCAGGGCAGCCCGCAGGACAGCAGACAGGCGGGGAGCCAGGCAGACACCCGGGCTTACGGTGACGCCGACGCGGAGGCAGGGGAGACCCGGATCCGCCCGGCGGCCAACAAAGACCGCTTGCGGCTGACCTTTGATGACGGCCGCCAGCAGGACATTGACTCCGTGGCGCTCATTGGGCGCAACCCCGCCGGTTACGATGGAGAGATGATTTCCCGCCTCATCACGGTCCGCGACACCAGCATGTCCGTGTCCAAAACACATCTGCACGTCCGTGCCAGCACCGAAGGACTGTGGGTCACCGACCGCAACTCCACCAACGGCAGCGCCATTTCAGACAGCAACGGGGCCAAGGTGAAACTGTCCGGCAGCACCCCCGCCTTGGCCTCCATGGGCGCCCGCGTGCACTTCGGTGAACGCTCCTTCGTGGTGGGACGGGCATGAGCGGGGACGCAGGCCCGGCGGACGGCCGTCCCTCCGGTGTGCAGCTGGCCGTCGGAGCCGGAACGGACCGCGGCTTGCGCCGTGAACTCAATGAGGACGACTTTCTTGCCACCGACCCGCTGTTTGCCGTGGCCGACGGCATGGGCGGGCACGAGGCCGGGGAAGTCGCCAGCCAAGAGTGCATCCGCACACTGGGCCAACAGCCATTCCTGACGGGGGGCTCCCGGGAGGCAACGGCGTCGGACCTCCAAATGGCATTGCGCCGGGCCGACGCCCGGATCCGTGAGCTCACCAATGCCCGGGCCGGCACCACTGTCTCCGGCGTGGTGCTCGTGGAGGAGCGCGCCGTCCCGTACTGGCTCGTGTTCAATGTGGGGGATTCGCGCACCTATTGCCTGAGCCAGGGGACCCTGCGACAGATCAGCGTTGACCATTCAGAGGTGCAGGAGCTCGTTGACGGCGGCTTCATCACGGCCGAGCAGGCTCTGGTCCATCCCCGCAGGCACGTGGTCACCCGCGCACTTGGCGCCGGATCCGAGATTGATGCCGACTTTTGGCTCGTGCCAGTCAAGGAGGGCGACCGCATCCTGGTGTGCTCCGACGGCCTGACCGGCGAGCTCAGCGACAGCCAACTCCATGGCATCCTGAGTACCCTCCACAAACCGCAGGACGCCGTCGATGCGCTGATCCAGGCCGCCCTGCGCGCCGGCGGTCGCGACAACATCACGGCCATTGTGCTCGACGCCAGCAACATAGGCGGCCCGGCCGGCACCGACACACTCGACAAAACCGAGCCCAGGCACCACGACGACGGTGACACCCTGCCCAGGGCTCCCCACCCCGCCGCCGCGGCAGCCACACAGCCAACTACACAGCCAGCCGCACAGCCAGCCGCACAGCCAGCCGCGGTCGAAACCGCCACCACCAAACCACCCGCCGGCGACACCGCCGTGCAAGATCATGCAGGAACACCCTTGCACGAGGAGAACCATGGATAACAACAACTACACAACAGGATCCTGGCTGGGCATTGTGCGCCACGGGGCGGTTGTTGTCCTCGAGGCAGACACCGACCCCGCCATCCTGGACCACTTGTGGCATCACCTGGGCCAGGAACCCACCATCCACGGCATCCTCCATGAGGTCACGGAGCAGTTTGGCACCGGCCTGGTGGACCTTCCCAGCTTCGCGATCCTCCTGCACGGCGACCGGCTCCATGCCATCCTGCGCGGCGACATCACCCTGACCGCCCACACCGCCGAGGGCACCGAGCTCGTGTCCGGGCGCGACGTCACCACCTGGAGCGAGCGCTCACTGCTGCTGCCGGAGTCCCTGGAATTGATGCTCGTCGATGCGCCGGAACCGGCCATGGTGCTGCCGGTCGGCGAGGCCGTGGTGCGGTTGCAGTCGCTGCGCCTGGGCGGGTTCTTCCCGGAGGCGTCGGACCAGGAAGGCCTGCTTGAAGGCGGGCTGATTGCTGGTGCCTTGCCCACCCCAGCGCCTCACGCACCTGCTTCCGTCGAGATGTCAGATAATGCCCTCTCCGACGGCAACGCCGGCGAGGAACTCGACGAAGCGGACCCAGCCTTCAACGAGGAAAACCAGGCCTTCGACGAAAGCTTTGCCAGGGCGGCCGACGCTGAATGGAACGCCCAGCTGGCACCCATGGACGTGCCCGGCGCGCCGGTGGACACCGATCTTGGCCTGACCATCCGGCCCGACAACTCAGAGGATGAGCTGGACGGCATGGGTGAGCACGGCGCGCTGGACGAAATGGGGGAGCCGGTAGAGGCGGGGCACGCCGACGCTGGGCGCCCAGACGGGGAACCCACTGATGGTGAGCGGGTCGACGGTGAACCCACTGACGGCGGACTGGCTGACGGCGGGCCCGCCAA
This genomic interval from Arthrobacter sp. PAMC 25486 contains the following:
- a CDS encoding PP2C family serine/threonine-protein phosphatase, producing MSGDAGPADGRPSGVQLAVGAGTDRGLRRELNEDDFLATDPLFAVADGMGGHEAGEVASQECIRTLGQQPFLTGGSREATASDLQMALRRADARIRELTNARAGTTVSGVVLVEERAVPYWLVFNVGDSRTYCLSQGTLRQISVDHSEVQELVDGGFITAEQALVHPRRHVVTRALGAGSEIDADFWLVPVKEGDRILVCSDGLTGELSDSQLHGILSTLHKPQDAVDALIQAALRAGGRDNITAIVLDASNIGGPAGTDTLDKTEPRHHDDGDTLPRAPHPAAAAATQPTTQPAAQPAAQPAAVETATTKPPAGDTAVQDHAGTPLHEENHG
- a CDS encoding RDD family protein: MAHKVADPCRNCGADLAPGTSFCTLCGTAVPNRAAAPAPTSVPLVGQPFQGQVRENQVPGGTMPRHLPAGTVPGQAHGGAVPGIIPVGLSTPGPLVAPQQVGGDARLAAAAALVPGGAGRRLAAKVIDGVVPGILLAVAVLVGAVLLKVTPAGEIVQDDLGKVLLALTAASLLSMAYGVWVWIWEARAGKTPGNVMLGLRTTSIDGSRPGLLAIFLRYLIIGVASIVPVVGPVLVIVSNTWDSNGKWQGWHDKVAKTLVFNVKAGRNPLETGGVAGRTAYTPAPVATLSPVQSPLPAQPAHGPGPGFAPGQGAPGHVAPGHAAQGQVPAQAQDDGPITSVPSFARATVGPVAPGIQAPAVPSPAVQDPALNRPAAQPPVQPHGAQPPVQPRGAQPPTAQGMQYSEPVSFAPPPPAPSDSQVTDPLPGMRVTAPLPPEQGSPQDSRQAGSQADTRAYGDADAEAGETRIRPAANKDRLRLTFDDGRQQDIDSVALIGRNPAGYDGEMISRLITVRDTSMSVSKTHLHVRASTEGLWVTDRNSTNGSAISDSNGAKVKLSGSTPALASMGARVHFGERSFVVGRA